The following proteins are co-located in the Clostridiales bacterium genome:
- a CDS encoding phosphoenolpyruvate hydrolase family protein — MNRMTRSEILTQFRNEVSQGRILLGVGAGTGITAKMSEAGGADMLIIYNSGRFRMAGRGSLSGLLSYGDANQIVVEMGAEVLPVVNNTPVLAGVCGTDPFRIMDIFLKQLKDMGFNGVQNFPTVGLIDGVFRQNLEETGMGYGLEVEMIRQAHELDMLTCPYVFDPEQAAAMAEAGADILVAHMGLTTKGSIGAKTALTLDDCVVKIKAIIEAGKKVRPDIMVICHGGPIAEPEDARYVIERTDGIDGFFGASSIERFAAEVGMKQQTVAFKSIEK; from the coding sequence ATGAATCGAATGACAAGAAGCGAAATCCTCACACAGTTCAGAAATGAGGTTTCCCAAGGCCGGATTTTACTGGGAGTCGGTGCCGGAACCGGAATTACAGCCAAAATGAGCGAAGCTGGCGGTGCAGACATGCTGATTATCTATAACTCAGGCCGATTCCGTATGGCAGGAAGAGGTTCTCTGTCCGGCTTGCTTTCCTACGGAGATGCGAACCAAATCGTGGTGGAAATGGGCGCTGAGGTTCTGCCTGTTGTTAATAATACACCCGTCCTGGCTGGTGTTTGCGGTACCGATCCTTTCCGTATTATGGATATCTTTTTAAAGCAGTTGAAGGATATGGGCTTCAATGGGGTACAAAATTTTCCGACAGTAGGATTGATTGACGGCGTTTTCCGCCAGAATCTTGAAGAGACAGGGATGGGCTACGGCCTGGAGGTGGAAATGATCCGTCAGGCTCATGAGCTTGACATGCTTACCTGCCCTTATGTTTTTGATCCCGAGCAGGCTGCGGCTATGGCAGAAGCCGGTGCGGACATACTGGTAGCTCATATGGGCCTAACGACAAAGGGCTCCATCGGAGCCAAGACGGCACTGACCCTTGACGACTGCGTCGTTAAGATCAAGGCTATCATTGAAGCAGGAAAGAAGGTACGTCCTGATATCATGGTTATCTGCCACGGAGGTCCCATCGCAGAGCCGGAGGATGCTCGATATGTCATCGAGCGGACGGATGGAATTGACGGTTTCTTCGGCGCTTCCAGTATTGAACGGTTTGCTGCAGAAGTTGGTATGAAGCAGCAGACTGTCGCCTTCAAATCCATAGAAAAATGA
- a CDS encoding ANTAR domain-containing protein, whose product MQKILLVSRKGKSKDMLVQLLEMDSTAQIATAHTEEDAASLMEKTEFDLVIINSPLEGKTGVDLATYAAEKYTAGILLAIQIKYANIVAQKVEPYGVLVVGKPIVKAFFNQAVKFAEVTRQRVLTLKEENIHLHMKLEEMKLINRAKCVLIQYLSMSEMQAHKYIEKQSMDMRLSKYNVAKRILKAYEQEAPNQQ is encoded by the coding sequence ATGCAAAAGATACTATTGGTATCTAGGAAAGGCAAGAGCAAGGATATGCTTGTTCAGCTATTAGAAATGGATTCAACCGCGCAAATCGCGACAGCACATACCGAGGAAGACGCAGCATCCTTGATGGAAAAAACAGAATTTGATCTGGTTATTATAAACTCACCGCTGGAGGGAAAAACCGGGGTTGATCTGGCAACCTATGCCGCTGAGAAGTATACCGCAGGAATTTTATTAGCGATTCAGATTAAATATGCAAACATCGTAGCGCAGAAGGTCGAACCATACGGGGTTTTGGTTGTAGGAAAACCGATCGTGAAGGCCTTTTTTAACCAGGCTGTAAAATTTGCGGAGGTCACAAGACAGAGAGTTTTGACATTAAAGGAAGAAAATATCCATCTGCATATGAAGCTGGAGGAAATGAAACTGATCAACAGAGCGAAATGTGTATTGATTCAATACCTGTCTATGTCAGAAATGCAGGCGCATAAATATATTGAAAAGCAGTCAATGGATATGAGGCTTTCAAAATATAACGTCGCCAAGCGAATATTGAAGGCCTATGAGCAGGAAGCGCCTAATCAGCAATAA
- a CDS encoding P-II family nitrogen regulator has product MKEVMAIIRVGKVNPTKDALINAGFPAFVCRACLGRGKKALNPELLKYVLDTEELPVSNVGESITEGARLISKRFFTMIVEDHEVEAVVKTLIKINQTGNPGDGKIFILPVLETYKVRTGETVL; this is encoded by the coding sequence ATGAAGGAAGTTATGGCCATTATCAGGGTCGGTAAAGTCAACCCAACAAAAGACGCGCTGATCAATGCCGGTTTTCCGGCCTTCGTGTGCCGTGCCTGTCTTGGCAGAGGAAAAAAGGCGCTGAACCCAGAACTGCTGAAATACGTTTTGGATACGGAAGAACTCCCGGTTTCCAATGTGGGTGAATCCATCACTGAAGGCGCAAGGCTGATCTCCAAGCGGTTTTTTACCATGATCGTAGAAGATCATGAAGTGGAGGCTGTTGTAAAGACACTGATAAAAATCAACCAGACGGGAAATCCCGGAGACGGTAAAATCTTCATTCTTCCCGTTTTGGAAACCTATAAAGTCAGAACCGGCGAGACGGTTTTGTAG
- the nifH gene encoding nitrogenase iron protein, translated as MRQVAIYGKGGIGKSTTTQNLTAGLGEMGNKIMIVGCDPKADSTRLILGGLAQQTVLDTLREEGEDVDLDLVLKDGFAGIKCVESGGPEPGVGCAGRGIITSITLLERLGAYEADLDYVFYDVLGDVVCGGFAMPIREGKAQEIYIVASGEMMALYAANNISKGIQKYARTGGVRLGGIICNSRKVDGEAALVEAFAKELGSQMIHFVPRDNMVQRAEIHKKTVIDFEPECDQADEYRTLAKKINENKLFVIPTPLSQERLEALLMEHGILDL; from the coding sequence ATGAGGCAAGTAGCAATTTACGGAAAGGGTGGCATCGGCAAATCTACAACCACCCAAAACTTAACCGCAGGCCTGGGCGAGATGGGCAACAAGATCATGATCGTAGGCTGTGACCCAAAAGCAGATTCTACCCGCTTGATTCTGGGAGGTCTTGCACAGCAGACTGTTCTGGACACCCTCAGAGAAGAAGGAGAAGACGTGGATCTTGATCTGGTCTTAAAGGATGGTTTCGCAGGCATCAAATGTGTGGAGTCCGGAGGTCCTGAGCCAGGTGTTGGCTGTGCTGGCCGCGGCATCATTACGTCCATCACACTTTTAGAGCGGCTTGGCGCTTATGAAGCGGATCTTGATTACGTGTTCTACGATGTTCTGGGAGACGTCGTATGCGGAGGGTTTGCAATGCCCATCAGGGAAGGGAAAGCACAGGAAATTTATATCGTTGCCAGCGGAGAGATGATGGCACTTTACGCCGCAAACAACATTTCCAAAGGCATTCAAAAGTACGCCAGAACCGGCGGAGTACGATTGGGAGGTATTATCTGCAACAGCCGTAAGGTTGATGGAGAAGCCGCCCTAGTGGAAGCATTTGCAAAGGAACTTGGCAGTCAGATGATTCACTTCGTACCGAGGGACAATATGGTTCAGCGGGCTGAAATACATAAGAAAACAGTTATTGATTTTGAACCGGAATGCGACCAGGCGGATGAATACAGAACCCTGGCAAAAAAGATTAATGAAAACAAGCTCTTCGTTATCCCTACGCCTCTTTCCCAGGAAAGACTAGAGGCACTGTTAATGGAGCACGGTATTTTAGATCTTTAA
- a CDS encoding 4Fe-4S dicluster domain-containing protein has translation MIHIDAERCINCMQCVKVCPFQVLEGGGGKPECIRENLCIQCLHCAAACPREAVSLDDLNGTFQGDFPSFSDNFSDQIEHHLLTRRSYRSFKSDVVDKNIIAHALQTSAWAPSAKNDHPTEWIVVSGKPFIQEIMDHILSYVDETGISPEIASLYKAGHNIVTGTANTLILAAAKTTAINPSVDTALALYNAELVLQANGLGTCWAGYLTRMCNQIPSLRQLINLPEDCQIYNALMVGYPDQEHYLHIPNRKKQPAIHWIETATR, from the coding sequence TTGATTCATATCGACGCAGAACGCTGTATCAACTGCATGCAATGCGTGAAGGTCTGTCCCTTTCAGGTATTGGAGGGTGGCGGAGGCAAACCGGAATGCATCCGAGAAAATCTTTGCATCCAGTGCCTTCACTGTGCAGCAGCATGTCCAAGAGAAGCAGTCTCTCTGGATGATCTTAACGGGACTTTTCAGGGAGATTTTCCCTCATTTTCGGATAATTTCTCTGATCAGATAGAGCATCACTTACTTACAAGAAGATCCTACCGCAGCTTTAAATCGGACGTCGTAGACAAAAATATCATTGCTCATGCGCTGCAAACATCGGCTTGGGCACCCAGTGCGAAGAACGATCATCCAACCGAATGGATCGTGGTAAGCGGAAAACCTTTCATTCAGGAGATCATGGATCATATCCTCAGCTATGTTGACGAGACAGGCATTTCTCCGGAAATCGCATCCCTTTATAAAGCGGGACACAATATAGTGACTGGGACCGCAAATACCCTCATTCTTGCTGCCGCGAAAACAACTGCGATAAATCCATCCGTGGATACTGCTCTGGCACTCTACAATGCGGAGCTGGTATTGCAGGCTAATGGGCTCGGTACCTGCTGGGCCGGTTATCTGACCCGAATGTGCAATCAAATTCCCTCGCTTCGTCAGCTGATCAATCTCCCGGAGGACTGCCAGATTTACAACGCTCTGATGGTAGGGTATCCCGATCAGGAGCATTACCTGCATATTCCAAACAGAAAAAAGCAACCAGCAATTCATTGGATCGAAACTGCCACAAGGTAA
- the amt gene encoding ammonium transporter, which produces MFSSVDTMWVLIAAALVFFMQAGFAMVETGFTRAKNAANIIMKNLMDFCIGSVAFWVIGFGIMFGSSIGGWIGFPDFFVQNNYDSAFPTFAFFIFQTVFCATAATIVSGAMAERTKFSAYCIYSLAISAVIYPISGHWIWGGGWLSQLGFHDFAGSTVVHMAGGVAALVGAYLLGPRIGKYNSKGEAQAIPGHNLTVGALGVFILWFGWFGFNGGSTVSATGDDTLVLMSKIFVTTNLAAATSACGTMIITWIKYKKPDVSMTLNGALGGLVAITAGCDAVSPVGAFAIGLTASFVTVFGIELLDKKIKIDDPVGAIGVHGFCGAAGTLLVGVFAVDGGLAYGGGVSMILIQLLGVVSVAAWIGITMTIVFQTIKHTIGLRVSAEDEIMGLDVHEHAIESSYADFIPVFDSNGNSNIVSMDKNGVYEADDSISYSKDGARLSKVEIYANQNKFDDLKEALNKIGITGMTVTQVHGCGAQKGRKDYYRGVKLEMNLLPKVCIEIIVSKVPVRKVIETAKAVLGTGSVGDGKIFVYNVENAVRISTGEEGYDALQYNEEKRA; this is translated from the coding sequence ATGTTTTCATCAGTTGATACCATGTGGGTGCTTATAGCTGCAGCGCTGGTATTCTTTATGCAAGCGGGCTTCGCTATGGTAGAGACCGGCTTCACCAGAGCAAAAAATGCTGCTAACATTATTATGAAAAATCTAATGGATTTCTGTATCGGTTCCGTTGCTTTCTGGGTGATTGGGTTTGGAATCATGTTTGGTTCGAGCATTGGAGGCTGGATAGGATTTCCTGACTTCTTTGTGCAGAACAACTACGATTCTGCATTTCCCACCTTCGCCTTTTTCATATTCCAGACAGTATTCTGCGCTACCGCTGCAACAATTGTGTCGGGAGCAATGGCAGAACGGACAAAGTTTTCTGCATACTGTATTTACAGCTTGGCCATCAGCGCAGTAATATATCCCATTTCCGGGCATTGGATTTGGGGCGGCGGCTGGCTTTCTCAGCTGGGATTTCATGATTTTGCCGGTTCTACGGTGGTACACATGGCAGGTGGTGTTGCTGCTCTCGTGGGTGCATATCTGCTGGGACCCCGTATCGGAAAGTATAACAGCAAGGGAGAAGCCCAGGCCATACCCGGCCATAATCTTACAGTAGGAGCCCTTGGCGTTTTCATTCTTTGGTTCGGATGGTTTGGATTTAACGGTGGCTCTACGGTATCTGCTACCGGTGATGATACCTTAGTCTTGATGAGTAAGATCTTTGTAACAACGAATCTGGCCGCAGCCACATCTGCATGCGGTACCATGATTATTACGTGGATTAAATATAAAAAGCCTGACGTATCCATGACTTTGAACGGTGCTTTAGGCGGACTTGTAGCCATTACAGCTGGCTGCGATGCTGTCAGTCCAGTTGGTGCTTTTGCAATCGGGTTAACCGCATCGTTTGTGACCGTGTTTGGAATCGAGCTGCTTGACAAGAAAATTAAAATCGATGATCCGGTCGGAGCAATCGGTGTGCACGGCTTCTGCGGGGCAGCAGGTACACTTCTTGTAGGTGTGTTTGCCGTAGACGGCGGATTAGCCTATGGCGGCGGAGTGAGCATGATCTTGATACAGCTTCTTGGAGTTGTGAGCGTTGCCGCATGGATTGGTATTACCATGACAATCGTATTCCAGACGATCAAGCACACCATCGGTCTTCGTGTTTCTGCAGAGGACGAAATCATGGGTCTGGATGTACACGAACATGCTATTGAAAGCAGTTATGCGGATTTCATTCCTGTATTTGACAGCAATGGAAACAGCAATATTGTAAGTATGGATAAGAATGGGGTTTATGAAGCAGATGACTCCATCAGCTACAGCAAAGACGGAGCCAGACTTTCGAAGGTGGAGATTTATGCAAATCAAAATAAATTTGACGATCTGAAAGAAGCACTTAACAAAATTGGCATAACGGGAATGACAGTAACTCAGGTTCACGGATGCGGTGCGCAGAAAGGCAGAAAAGATTACTACAGAGGTGTCAAGCTGGAAATGAATCTGCTTCCAAAGGTTTGCATTGAGATCATCGTCAGCAAGGTCCCGGTGAGAAAGGTCATCGAAACAGCGAAAGCAGTTTTGGGAACCGGATCTGTGGGAGATGGCAAGATCTTTGTATATAACGTGGAAAATGCAGTTCGAATCAGTACTGGTGAAGAAGGTTATGATGCGCTGCAGTATAACGAAGAAAAAAGAGCCTAA
- a CDS encoding UPF0261 family protein, producing the protein MKTIAVAGTFDSKGREFLYIKELIEELGLQTCTIHSGVFEPLFIPDISNVDVAAAAGFDLKELAAKKDRALATEALSKGMEKLIPRLFQEGKFDGIISLGGSGGTSLVAPAMRALPIGVPKVMVSTMASGNTSPYVGTSDIVMIPSVVDVSGLNSISTTIFQNAVHAIAGMVTGTRKKSQEEKPLIGATMFGVTTPCVTAAKEYLEERGYEVLVFHATGIGGRSMEDLIKAGFIKGVLDLTTTEWCDEVVGGVLNAGPERLEAAALNEIPQVVSVGALDMVNFGPYDTVPPKFEGRNLYKHNPTVTLMRTSVEENITIGKKIAEKLNMASGKTVLFLPLKGVSVIDTEGQPFYGPEEDAALFETLRNDVNKDIVTIIEMDMDINNPAFAQAAAQKLIDLMEHS; encoded by the coding sequence ATGAAAACAATTGCTGTTGCGGGAACCTTCGACTCCAAGGGAAGGGAATTCCTGTATATCAAGGAATTGATTGAAGAACTGGGGTTACAAACCTGTACCATTCATAGCGGAGTCTTTGAACCGCTTTTCATCCCGGATATTTCAAATGTTGATGTAGCAGCCGCAGCTGGATTTGATCTGAAGGAACTAGCCGCAAAAAAGGATCGTGCATTGGCTACAGAAGCACTGTCAAAAGGGATGGAGAAACTGATTCCCCGCTTGTTCCAGGAGGGAAAATTCGATGGAATTATTTCTCTTGGGGGATCGGGAGGAACCTCCCTGGTGGCTCCCGCAATGCGGGCGCTTCCCATCGGTGTTCCCAAGGTGATGGTGTCAACTATGGCATCCGGAAATACGTCTCCTTACGTTGGAACCAGTGATATTGTTATGATCCCTTCCGTAGTGGATGTCTCCGGTCTAAATTCCATCTCAACCACCATATTTCAAAATGCGGTCCACGCTATTGCAGGCATGGTTACGGGAACAAGAAAGAAATCACAAGAAGAGAAGCCCCTCATAGGAGCTACAATGTTCGGCGTAACAACGCCCTGCGTTACCGCTGCTAAGGAATATCTGGAAGAAAGAGGTTATGAGGTTCTCGTATTTCATGCCACAGGAATTGGCGGCAGGTCTATGGAGGATCTGATCAAGGCCGGGTTCATAAAGGGTGTCCTGGACCTTACCACTACCGAATGGTGTGACGAGGTGGTGGGGGGTGTGTTAAATGCAGGCCCTGAAAGGCTGGAAGCTGCCGCACTAAATGAAATTCCTCAGGTTGTTTCCGTTGGAGCTCTTGATATGGTAAACTTCGGACCTTACGATACCGTGCCTCCAAAGTTTGAAGGCCGTAATTTATACAAACATAATCCCACCGTAACACTGATGCGTACTTCCGTTGAGGAAAATATTACGATCGGTAAAAAAATAGCTGAAAAGCTGAATATGGCTTCAGGAAAAACCGTCTTGTTTCTCCCTTTGAAAGGCGTCTCTGTTATTGATACAGAAGGGCAGCCATTCTATGGTCCTGAAGAAGACGCAGCCTTATTTGAGACCCTACGAAACGATGTAAACAAAGACATCGTTACAATTATTGAGATGGACATGGATATTAATAATCCTGCTTTTGCACAAGCAGCCGCTCAAAAGTTGATCGACCTTATGGAGCACAGCTAA
- a CDS encoding P-II family nitrogen regulator, whose product MLLVRAIIRPQKTGEVLSELMAAGFPAVTKTDVFGRGKQKGIVIGDVEYDEIPKEMLLVVVNDEDKDDVAKIIMRVARTGEKGNYGDGRIFISPVLEAYTISTGKHGL is encoded by the coding sequence ATGCTTTTAGTCAGAGCCATCATCAGACCTCAGAAAACAGGCGAGGTATTGTCTGAATTAATGGCGGCGGGCTTTCCTGCCGTAACAAAAACCGATGTTTTCGGAAGAGGAAAACAAAAGGGGATCGTCATAGGCGATGTAGAGTACGACGAGATTCCAAAAGAAATGCTGCTCGTGGTTGTTAACGATGAGGATAAGGATGACGTAGCAAAAATTATTATGCGGGTTGCCCGTACCGGTGAAAAGGGAAATTACGGAGACGGCAGGATCTTTATCTCACCGGTTCTTGAAGCTTATACCATCAGCACCGGCAAGCACGGACTCTGA